CTATCGCCATTGGTGCTCTTCCTATTGCCATGGCTTTAGGAGCTGCCGCAAAAAGCAGGATGGGTATGGGTATTGTAATTGTGGGCGGAACAACATTTGCATTGGTACTAACCTTATTTGTTATCCCTGCAATCTATTCGTACTGGTCAAAAGAGCACAAGGCAAATACAGAATTAGAACAATCATTAAAATTAGCATTGGAACATGAAAAGGGTTAATTACATGCGGGGGAAGCGTAGTATTGTTGCATTTTGTTTAATGACGGTTTTGTCCATGAGCGCACAACTGGCTTTAGCACAGCAAAAACTTGATTTGCAAGAAGCCATTAGCATTGCACTAAAAAATAACTACGATATTAAGCTGGTAAACAACAATGTTCAGATTGCTAAAAACAATGTAAACCCAGGTAATGCAGGGATGCTACCTCAGCTAAATGGAAACTTTAGTGATGGAGGCAGCAGACAGAACATCACCCGTACGCAAAGTAACGGGAATCAGCAAACACTTGATGGCGTAAGAAATACCAGTATGAATTATGGGGCTGCACTAGGCTGGACAATATTTGATGGACTACAGATGTTTACCAATTATGAACGCCTTAAAGAGTTGCAAAAATTGGGTGAGGTGAATGCAAAAGCTACCATATTGACTACGGTAAGCAATGTAATCAGTGCCTATTATACCGTATTGAAAGAGCAGCAGCTCATCATGGCAAGAGATAGTGCATTGGATATATCTCAATTGCGTTTAAAAATTGCCAATAACAAGCTCACCATCGGCAGGGGTTCTAAGCTGGATGTACTCGCCGCTCAGGTAGATTACAATACAGATACCTCTGCATATTTACAGGAAGTGAACTTGTTAAAAACAGCAAAAACGGCCTTGAATCAGGTAATGGCTAGAGACCTTAATGTTGATTTTAAGGTTGCTGACCGAATTGATATTGATGCTGCGCTGGATTACGCCACACTGGAAGGCCAGACGACAAGGCTAAACCCTGATCTACAGAGTGCGCTCATTAATAAGAAAATTGCTGAACTCAATTTAAAGCAGGTAAAAGGGCAGCGCTATCCAACAGTAGGCATAAATAGTGGTTATGAATTTCAGAAGAGTGCGAGCCCGACAGGCTTTAACACCCAGCAACGTTCAACCGGCTTGACGTATGGGGTTACTGCCAGCGTAAACATCTTTAACGGTTTTTTACAGCGTCAGAATGAACGAAATGCAAAAATTGGAATCAGCTCTTCGGAATTGACTTTTGAAAAGACCAAACTAGACATCAATGCGCAATTGTTATCCACTTATCAAAACTATAGCACCAACCTTGATCTGCTTAAAGTTGAGAAAAG
This is a stretch of genomic DNA from Candidatus Pedobacter colombiensis. It encodes these proteins:
- a CDS encoding TolC family protein, with protein sequence MKRVNYMRGKRSIVAFCLMTVLSMSAQLALAQQKLDLQEAISIALKNNYDIKLVNNNVQIAKNNVNPGNAGMLPQLNGNFSDGGSRQNITRTQSNGNQQTLDGVRNTSMNYGAALGWTIFDGLQMFTNYERLKELQKLGEVNAKATILTTVSNVISAYYTVLKEQQLIMARDSALDISQLRLKIANNKLTIGRGSKLDVLAAQVDYNTDTSAYLQEVNLLKTAKTALNQVMARDLNVDFKVADRIDIDAALDYATLEGQTTRLNPDLQSALINKKIAELNLKQVKGQRYPTVGINSGYEFQKSASPTGFNTQQRSTGLTYGVTASVNIFNGFLQRQNERNAKIGISSSELTFEKTKLDINAQLLSTYQNYSTNLDLLKVEKSNMDIARQNIDITLDKYRLGSISPLELREAQRNFINAIIRYLNAEYEAKLTEISLKEISGTLNIQ